Proteins from one Nakamurella multipartita DSM 44233 genomic window:
- a CDS encoding FadR/GntR family transcriptional regulator, whose translation MAAPAGWEPVQRVPTYELVLRRIEEQLINRTLRPGDRLPPERELATMLGASRPAVREALRVLQAQGVVRSAVGTGADSGTIVTQAPSGALTRLLRVHLAVASFPLSDVVESRVMFERFSALGAAKAMTPEVLARIEKPLLAMDEPDIERARFNELDTEFHVAIAEAGGNQFIADLTVAVRESIRSDILGTLEQAGDWPEIRDGLRADHHAIYQALATADGPGAADALERHIEGFYVRMKVGVSG comes from the coding sequence ATGGCGGCACCGGCCGGTTGGGAACCCGTTCAGCGCGTGCCGACCTATGAGCTCGTGCTCCGGCGCATCGAGGAACAACTGATCAACCGCACGCTGCGGCCCGGGGATCGACTCCCACCCGAGCGTGAGCTGGCCACGATGCTGGGCGCGTCCCGCCCGGCCGTGCGCGAAGCGCTGCGGGTCCTGCAGGCTCAGGGCGTCGTCCGGTCGGCGGTCGGTACCGGGGCGGACTCCGGGACCATCGTGACCCAGGCGCCCTCGGGCGCGCTGACCCGGCTGCTGCGGGTGCACCTGGCCGTTGCCTCGTTCCCGCTGTCCGACGTCGTCGAGTCGCGGGTGATGTTCGAACGGTTCAGTGCGCTGGGCGCGGCCAAGGCGATGACGCCCGAGGTCCTGGCCCGGATCGAGAAGCCCTTGCTGGCGATGGACGAGCCCGACATCGAGCGGGCCCGGTTCAACGAACTGGACACCGAGTTCCACGTCGCGATCGCCGAGGCCGGCGGCAACCAGTTCATCGCCGACCTGACCGTGGCCGTGCGGGAGTCGATTCGCAGCGACATCCTGGGCACGCTCGAGCAGGCCGGCGACTGGCCGGAGATCCGGGACGGCCTGCGGGCCGACCATCATGCGATCTATCAGGCGCTGGCCACCGCCGATGGTCCGGGCGCCGCGGATGCGCTGGAGCGCCACATCGAGGGCTTCTACGTCCGCATGAAAGTCGGCGTGTCCGGCTGA
- a CDS encoding (Fe-S)-binding protein, whose translation MRIALIATCLGDALFPEVAKATTVLLERLGHQVVFPADQVCCGQMHVNTGYLTEAVPVVRQHVEVFEAADFDVAVAPSGSCVGSVRHQQAMVARRVGDTALADRATALAGRTYELSELLVDVLKVTDVGAYYPHRVTYHPTCHSLRMLRVGDKPLQLLRAVQGIDLVELPGADQCCGFGGTFSIKNADTSSAMLADKVGNIVGTGADRCTAGDASCLMNIGGGLSRQDTGIRTIHLAQILASTREQVAA comes from the coding sequence ATGCGTATCGCGTTGATCGCCACCTGTCTGGGTGACGCGCTGTTCCCCGAGGTGGCCAAGGCCACCACCGTGCTGCTGGAACGGCTGGGGCATCAGGTGGTGTTCCCAGCGGATCAGGTGTGTTGCGGGCAGATGCACGTCAACACCGGGTATCTCACCGAAGCGGTGCCGGTGGTGCGGCAGCACGTCGAGGTGTTCGAGGCCGCCGACTTCGATGTCGCGGTGGCCCCGTCCGGATCGTGCGTCGGGTCGGTCCGGCATCAGCAGGCGATGGTCGCCCGCCGCGTCGGGGACACCGCGCTGGCCGACCGGGCCACCGCGTTGGCCGGCCGCACCTACGAGCTGTCCGAGCTGCTGGTCGACGTGCTGAAGGTGACCGATGTGGGGGCGTACTACCCGCACCGGGTCACCTACCACCCGACCTGCCACTCGCTGCGGATGCTGCGGGTCGGCGACAAGCCGCTGCAGCTGCTGCGCGCGGTCCAGGGCATCGACCTGGTCGAGTTGCCCGGCGCCGACCAGTGCTGCGGCTTCGGCGGCACCTTCTCGATCAAGAACGCCGACACCAGCTCGGCGATGCTGGCCGACAAGGTCGGCAACATCGTCGGCACCGGCGCCGACCGGTGCACCGCCGGCGACGCGTCCTGCCTGATGAACATCGGCGGCGGCCTGTCCCGCCAGGACACCGGCATCCGCACCATCCACCTGGCCCAGATCCTGGCCTCGACCCGAGAGCAGGTCGCCGCATGA
- a CDS encoding LutC/YkgG family protein, producing MSSRETVLGRIRSALAADTTPPPPIPRDYIRVGDHPPGSPPVLELMIDRLVDYKAHVREITPDQLADAIDTALADQRSVVLAPDLDPAIAAAAARSGRTLTTDGTPTVLTPAELDRIDAVVTTATVAIALSGTITLDGGPGQGRRAITLVPDFHLVVLHAEQIVHTVPEAIARLDPVRPLTMIAGPSATSDIELERVEGVHGPRTLSVLIVR from the coding sequence ATGAGTAGCCGCGAGACCGTCCTGGGCCGCATCCGCAGCGCCCTGGCCGCCGACACCACCCCACCACCACCCATCCCCCGCGACTACATCCGCGTCGGGGACCACCCGCCCGGCAGCCCCCCCGTGCTGGAACTGATGATCGACCGCCTCGTCGACTACAAAGCCCACGTCCGCGAGATCACCCCCGACCAACTCGCCGACGCCATCGACACCGCCCTGGCCGATCAACGGTCGGTGGTGCTGGCACCCGATCTGGACCCGGCGATCGCCGCGGCCGCCGCCCGCTCCGGCCGCACCCTGACCACCGACGGCACCCCCACCGTGCTCACCCCTGCCGAACTCGACCGGATCGACGCCGTCGTCACCACCGCCACCGTCGCCATCGCGTTATCCGGCACCATCACCCTCGACGGCGGCCCCGGCCAAGGCCGCCGCGCCATCACCCTGGTCCCCGACTTCCACCTCGTCGTCCTGCACGCCGAGCAGATCGTGCACACCGTCCCCGAAGCCATCGCCCGCCTCGACCCCGTCCGACCCCTGACCATGATCGCCGGACCCTCCGCCACCAGCGACATCGAACTCGAACGCGTCGAAGGCGTGCACGGCCCCCGCACCCTGTCCGTGCTCATCGTGCGCTGA
- a CDS encoding L-lactate permease codes for MATPYQPDITAVGDSVFLTAMVSIIPLAVVFIFLGVLKTKAHFAALAGLAASILVAILAFGMPVDLTLLGASQGILYGLFPIMWIVLAAIWLYELTVISGRFEDLRTAFNRISDDPRIQGIIIAFCFGGLLEALAGFGAPVAITGVMLVSLGFSPMRAAATVLLANTAPVAFGAIGIPIITAGNLTGIDYHEIGAVVGRQTPILAMFVPLLLVMIVDGKRGIKQTWPIALVSGICFSIAQFISANFISVELTDIIASLAALVSVVVMLKFWKPKGTVEARERLALAAKEEHVEPTGGPSGGSAPVATAVSTEKLTAGRTVMAFLPYIVVIVVFSLAKLFTPLKTWLASTDIKFGWPGSDGNILNLAGKPSTATQYTLGYLSNAGTLLIISGVIVMIAYRIKPGLAVKEFGKTVYKLRFALLTVGSVLGLAYVMNMSGQTITIGQWLAAGTGAFFAFLSPILGWVGTAVTGSDTSANALFATLQQSAAEKAGLDPTLLVAANTSGGVVGKMISPQNLTIAATAVGLLGKESDILRRVLKWSVGLLLAMCVLVYLQSNVLSWMIP; via the coding sequence ATGGCGACCCCGTATCAGCCCGACATCACTGCTGTCGGCGACAGTGTTTTTCTCACGGCGATGGTGTCGATCATCCCGTTGGCTGTGGTGTTCATCTTCCTGGGTGTGTTGAAGACGAAGGCGCACTTCGCGGCCCTGGCCGGGTTGGCGGCGTCGATCCTGGTGGCGATCCTGGCGTTCGGGATGCCGGTCGATCTGACGTTGTTGGGTGCCTCGCAGGGCATCTTGTACGGGTTGTTCCCGATCATGTGGATCGTGTTGGCGGCGATCTGGCTGTATGAGCTGACGGTGATCAGTGGCCGGTTCGAGGATCTGCGGACCGCGTTCAACCGGATCTCGGACGATCCCCGGATCCAGGGGATCATCATCGCGTTCTGTTTCGGTGGGTTGCTCGAGGCGTTGGCCGGGTTCGGCGCCCCGGTCGCGATCACCGGTGTCATGCTGGTCTCGCTTGGGTTCTCCCCGATGCGGGCCGCGGCCACGGTACTGCTGGCCAACACCGCCCCGGTCGCGTTCGGCGCGATCGGCATCCCGATCATCACTGCCGGCAACCTGACCGGCATCGACTATCACGAGATCGGTGCGGTCGTCGGCCGGCAGACCCCGATCCTGGCGATGTTCGTACCGCTGCTGCTGGTGATGATCGTGGACGGCAAGCGGGGCATCAAGCAGACCTGGCCGATCGCCCTGGTCTCGGGCATCTGCTTTTCCATCGCCCAGTTCATCAGCGCCAATTTCATCTCGGTCGAGCTGACCGACATCATCGCCTCGCTGGCCGCGCTGGTCTCGGTCGTGGTGATGCTCAAGTTCTGGAAGCCCAAGGGCACCGTGGAGGCCCGGGAGCGGCTGGCCCTGGCGGCCAAGGAGGAGCACGTCGAGCCGACCGGCGGCCCGTCCGGCGGTAGCGCTCCGGTGGCCACCGCGGTCTCGACGGAGAAGTTGACCGCCGGGCGGACCGTGATGGCGTTCCTGCCCTACATCGTGGTCATCGTGGTGTTCTCGCTGGCCAAGCTGTTCACCCCGCTCAAGACGTGGCTGGCCAGCACCGATATCAAGTTCGGCTGGCCGGGCTCGGACGGCAACATCTTGAATCTGGCCGGTAAGCCGTCCACGGCCACCCAGTACACCCTGGGGTACCTGTCCAACGCGGGCACCCTGCTGATCATCTCCGGGGTGATCGTGATGATCGCCTACCGGATCAAGCCGGGCCTGGCGGTCAAGGAGTTCGGCAAGACCGTCTACAAGTTGCGGTTCGCGTTGCTGACCGTGGGCAGTGTGCTGGGCCTGGCCTACGTGATGAACATGTCCGGCCAGACCATCACCATCGGCCAGTGGCTGGCCGCCGGCACCGGCGCGTTCTTCGCGTTCCTGTCCCCGATCCTGGGTTGGGTCGGCACCGCCGTGACCGGCTCGGACACCAGCGCCAACGCCCTGTTCGCCACCCTGCAGCAGTCGGCCGCGGAGAAGGCCGGCCTGGACCCGACGCTGCTGGTCGCGGCGAACACCTCCGGCGGCGTGGTCGGCAAGATGATCAGCCCGCAGAACCTGACCATCGCCGCGACCGCGGTCGGCCTGCTCGGCAAGGAATCGGACATCCTGCGCCGCGTCCTGAAGTGGAGCGTCGGGCTGCTGCTGGCCATGTGCGTGCTGGTCTACCTGCAGAGCAACGTGCTGTCCTGGATGATCCCCTGA
- a CDS encoding LutB/LldF family L-lactate oxidation iron-sulfur protein, producing MSTFLGIPRKHAAQEESPLRGALPFPKAARRELANDQLRRNLAHATSVIRSKRALVVDEMPDWEALRDAGAATKTQVMSNLPALLEQFEANVTAHGGVVHWATDAQEANRIVTELVRAQGVDEVIKVKSMATQEIGLNEYLEDNGIAAVETDLAELIVQLGHDTPSHILVPAIHRNRTEVRDIFLAEMEDAPADLTDEPRRLAMAAREHLRRKFLASKVAISGTNFGIAETGTIGVVESEGNGRMCVTLPETLITVMGIEKILPTFTDLEVFLQLLPRSSTGERMNPYTSLWTGVTPGDGPQNFHLILLDNGRTNALADQVGRAALHCIRCSACLNVCPVYERTGGHAYGSVYPGPIGAVLTPQLTGMHGHHDVNSTLPYASSLCGACYDVCPVKIPIPDLLVELRGRAVDADRGRTIPGGWDAAMKAAAWIMSDPTRFAAAEKGLAAGRLVAGRDKKIKHLPFPGSAWTHTKDMPAPPKQTFRQWWKETHHE from the coding sequence ATGAGCACGTTCCTGGGAATCCCGAGAAAACACGCGGCGCAGGAGGAGTCGCCGTTGCGGGGGGCGTTGCCGTTCCCGAAGGCGGCCCGGCGGGAGTTGGCCAACGATCAGTTGCGGCGGAACCTGGCCCACGCCACATCGGTGATCCGGAGCAAGCGAGCCCTGGTCGTGGACGAGATGCCCGACTGGGAAGCGTTGCGTGATGCCGGCGCGGCGACCAAGACGCAGGTGATGTCGAACCTGCCCGCGCTGCTGGAACAGTTCGAGGCCAACGTGACCGCCCACGGCGGCGTCGTGCACTGGGCCACCGACGCCCAGGAGGCCAACCGGATCGTGACCGAACTGGTCCGCGCGCAGGGCGTCGACGAGGTCATCAAGGTCAAATCGATGGCCACCCAGGAAATCGGCCTCAACGAATACCTCGAGGACAACGGGATCGCCGCGGTCGAGACCGATCTGGCCGAACTGATCGTGCAACTGGGCCACGACACGCCCTCGCACATCCTGGTCCCGGCCATCCACCGCAACCGCACCGAGGTCCGCGACATCTTTCTGGCCGAAATGGAAGACGCCCCGGCCGATCTGACCGATGAACCACGCCGGTTGGCGATGGCCGCCCGGGAACACCTGCGGCGCAAGTTCCTGGCCAGCAAGGTCGCGATCTCGGGCACCAACTTCGGCATCGCCGAGACCGGCACCATCGGCGTGGTCGAGTCCGAGGGCAACGGCCGGATGTGCGTGACCCTGCCCGAGACCCTGATCACCGTGATGGGCATCGAGAAGATCCTGCCCACGTTCACCGACCTGGAAGTGTTCCTGCAGCTGCTGCCCCGCTCCTCGACCGGGGAACGGATGAACCCCTACACCTCGCTGTGGACCGGGGTCACCCCGGGCGACGGCCCGCAGAACTTCCACCTCATCCTGCTCGACAACGGCCGCACCAACGCCCTGGCCGACCAGGTCGGCCGGGCCGCGCTGCACTGCATCCGCTGCTCGGCCTGCCTGAACGTGTGCCCGGTCTACGAACGCACCGGCGGCCACGCCTACGGCTCGGTCTACCCCGGCCCGATCGGCGCCGTGCTGACCCCGCAACTGACCGGCATGCACGGCCACCACGACGTGAACTCGACCCTGCCCTACGCCTCCTCGCTGTGCGGCGCCTGCTACGACGTCTGCCCGGTCAAGATCCCCATCCCGGACCTGCTCGTCGAACTGCGCGGCCGCGCCGTCGATGCCGACCGCGGCCGCACCATCCCCGGCGGCTGGGACGCCGCGATGAAAGCCGCCGCCTGGATCATGAGCGACCCCACCCGGTTCGCCGCCGCCGAGAAAGGCCTGGCCGCCGGCCGACTCGTCGCCGGCCGCGACAAGAAGATCAAACACCTGCCGTTCCCCGGATCGGCCTGGACCCACACCAAGGACATGCCCGCCCCGCCCAAGCAGACGTTCCGGCAATGGTGGAAGGAAACGCATCATGAGTAG
- a CDS encoding FAD-binding oxidoreductase, producing MTSVLLTALDRVLPADRITSDPDVLRALSSDEAEWAPVGAATAAVRARAESEVQAAVRVAAELGTPIVARGAGTGLSGGANAVDGCLLLDLSRMNAVVQINPDDLTCVVQPGVVNNDLKAAVAEHGLWYPPDPASAPWSTIGGNTATNAGGLCCLKYGVTRDYVLGLRAVVGGPAGYGTAVWLGRRTAKGVAGYDIAGLMVGSEGTLGVITEITLRLRPAPVGVPRTIVGAFTTLVDAGRAVALVTRLGLTPSALELLDRTCLNAARDWKNLDVEADAAVLLLARVDTPGDSGEAEAAAVADAFERSGALWAALSTDDVEAEALFEARRLAYPALERLGPVLTEDICVPRSKVPDMLAAIERIAAEHRVQIATIAHAGDGNLHPLMLSEPGDDAARIRAQQAFEQMLDAAIGFGGTVTAEHGVGLLKRGGLRRELDPGSLLLQQAIKDALDPRHLFNPGKVL from the coding sequence ATGACGAGCGTGCTGCTGACGGCCCTGGATCGGGTCCTGCCGGCCGACCGGATCACCAGCGATCCCGACGTGCTGCGCGCGCTGTCCAGCGACGAGGCTGAGTGGGCTCCGGTCGGCGCGGCGACGGCCGCGGTCCGGGCCCGCGCCGAGTCCGAGGTCCAGGCCGCGGTCCGGGTGGCCGCCGAGCTGGGCACGCCGATCGTCGCCCGCGGGGCCGGCACCGGACTATCCGGTGGGGCCAACGCGGTCGACGGCTGCCTGTTGCTGGACCTGTCCCGGATGAACGCCGTCGTTCAGATCAACCCCGACGATCTGACCTGCGTGGTGCAGCCGGGCGTGGTCAACAACGATCTGAAGGCGGCCGTGGCCGAGCACGGGCTCTGGTACCCGCCGGACCCGGCCAGCGCCCCCTGGTCCACCATCGGCGGCAACACCGCCACCAACGCCGGCGGCTTGTGCTGCCTGAAGTACGGGGTGACCCGCGATTACGTACTCGGCCTGCGCGCGGTGGTTGGCGGCCCGGCCGGGTACGGCACCGCGGTGTGGCTGGGACGGCGCACCGCCAAGGGCGTGGCCGGCTACGACATCGCCGGCCTGATGGTCGGTTCCGAAGGCACGCTGGGCGTCATCACCGAGATCACCCTGCGGCTACGGCCCGCGCCCGTCGGGGTGCCCCGGACCATCGTGGGTGCCTTCACCACCCTGGTCGACGCCGGCCGGGCCGTCGCGCTGGTCACCCGGCTCGGGCTGACCCCGTCGGCCCTGGAGCTGCTGGACCGCACCTGCCTGAACGCGGCGCGGGACTGGAAGAATCTGGACGTCGAGGCCGACGCGGCGGTGCTGTTGCTGGCCCGGGTCGACACCCCCGGCGACAGCGGCGAGGCCGAGGCCGCGGCCGTGGCCGACGCGTTCGAGCGCAGCGGGGCCCTGTGGGCGGCGCTGTCCACCGACGACGTGGAGGCCGAGGCGCTGTTCGAGGCCCGTCGCCTGGCCTACCCGGCCCTGGAGCGGCTCGGGCCGGTGCTCACCGAGGACATCTGCGTGCCGCGGTCCAAGGTGCCGGACATGCTGGCCGCGATCGAACGGATCGCCGCGGAGCATCGTGTGCAGATCGCCACCATCGCCCACGCCGGCGACGGCAACCTGCATCCGCTGATGCTGTCCGAACCCGGCGACGACGCCGCCCGGATCCGCGCCCAGCAGGCGTTCGAGCAGATGCTCGACGCGGCCATCGGTTTCGGCGGCACCGTGACCGCCGAGCATGGCGTCGGGCTGCTCAAGCGGGGCGGGCTGCGCCGCGAACTGGACCCCGGATCGTTGCTGCTGCAACAGGCGATCAAGGACGCGCTCGATCCGCGGCACCTGTTCAACCCGGGCAAGGTCCTCTGA